A section of the Spirosoma pollinicola genome encodes:
- a CDS encoding alpha/beta fold hydrolase: MSQITVKDGTQIYYKDWGTGQPIVFHHGWPLSGDDWDGQMMFFVQKGFRVIAHDRRGHGRSSQTSEGHDMDTYVADVAELTAFLDLKNAIHIGHSTGGGEVIHYVAKHGQGRVAKGVLISAVTPLMVQTETNPDGVPMSVFDEIREGTATHRPQYFQDFTIPFYGYNREGAAVSQGIRDNWWRQAMMGSIKAHHDGIKAFSETDFTEDLKAVDIPVLVLHGEDDQIVPFPISGAKAVKLLKNGKLISYPGFPHGMPTTEAATINADLLAFINS, encoded by the coding sequence ATGAGTCAGATCACAGTGAAAGACGGAACCCAGATTTACTATAAAGATTGGGGAACAGGCCAACCTATTGTGTTTCATCACGGCTGGCCCTTGTCAGGCGACGATTGGGATGGTCAAATGATGTTCTTCGTACAAAAGGGATTTCGGGTGATTGCCCATGATCGCCGGGGGCATGGCCGCTCGTCTCAAACGTCAGAAGGGCACGATATGGATACCTACGTTGCCGATGTGGCGGAGTTAACGGCTTTCCTTGATTTAAAAAATGCCATTCACATTGGCCATTCTACGGGCGGGGGTGAAGTAATACACTATGTCGCGAAACATGGTCAGGGGCGGGTTGCCAAAGGGGTGCTCATCAGTGCGGTTACACCACTCATGGTCCAGACAGAAACCAATCCGGATGGCGTGCCTATGTCGGTATTCGACGAAATACGGGAGGGTACAGCTACTCACCGCCCTCAGTATTTTCAGGATTTTACGATTCCTTTTTACGGCTACAATCGCGAAGGAGCAGCGGTGTCGCAGGGCATCCGGGATAACTGGTGGCGGCAGGCTATGATGGGTAGTATCAAAGCTCACCATGATGGTATCAAAGCGTTTTCAGAAACCGATTTTACGGAAGATCTGAAAGCGGTGGATATACCAGTTCTGGTGCTGCACGGCGAAGATGACCAGATCGTTCCCTTTCCTATTTCAGGAGCCAAAGCGGTGAAACTGTTGAAAAATGGGAAACTAATTTCGTATCCGGGCTTTCCCCACGGCATGCCCACCACCGAAGCGGCTACCATTAATGCAGACCTGCTGGCCTTTATAAATTCCTGA
- a CDS encoding FAD:protein FMN transferase, giving the protein MKQVLFLILLLSGFSATSQVLRKRAIKLMGSRFDITIVATDSLSAEHSIDLVIAEVARIENLISDWKADSQISQVNKNAGIAPVRVDPEVVALTERALHLSRITNGAFDISFAAMDRIWKFDGSMTEMPSPEMVKKSVEKVGYQHIVLDRAKSTIFLTRKGMKIGFGALGEGYATDRCRDMMLARGIKAGIVNGSGDMSTWGKQPDGSNWAIGITNPLQNDTVFAVLPIRQSAVVTSGSYEKFVVFNGKRYAHIINPGTGYPATGVSSVTVFGPSAETANGFSTSLMVLGKEAGLKLIRKYPNYSYILITDEGQIFSSRSLGLNKDHL; this is encoded by the coding sequence ATGAAACAAGTCTTATTTCTGATTCTACTTTTATCGGGATTCAGTGCGACGTCTCAGGTGCTGCGAAAGAGAGCTATCAAATTAATGGGGAGCCGGTTTGATATTACCATTGTAGCTACTGACTCCCTGTCAGCCGAACATAGTATTGATCTGGTCATTGCTGAAGTGGCAAGAATAGAGAATTTGATCTCCGACTGGAAAGCTGATTCACAAATATCCCAGGTTAACAAAAATGCCGGGATTGCACCGGTCCGGGTCGACCCCGAAGTAGTTGCCCTAACGGAACGGGCGCTCCATTTGTCCAGAATTACGAACGGCGCTTTCGACATCAGTTTTGCCGCAATGGACCGAATCTGGAAATTCGACGGCTCGATGACCGAAATGCCCAGCCCGGAAATGGTGAAGAAGTCGGTTGAGAAAGTAGGCTATCAACATATCGTTCTTGATCGGGCGAAATCCACTATTTTCCTGACGCGCAAAGGCATGAAAATTGGCTTTGGGGCGCTGGGGGAGGGGTATGCCACCGACCGCTGCCGCGATATGATGCTGGCCAGGGGAATTAAAGCGGGGATTGTCAATGGGTCCGGCGATATGAGCACGTGGGGCAAACAACCCGATGGGAGCAACTGGGCAATTGGCATTACCAACCCGCTGCAAAATGATACGGTTTTTGCGGTTTTGCCCATCCGACAGAGCGCCGTCGTGACCTCGGGGAGTTACGAAAAGTTTGTCGTGTTCAACGGTAAACGATATGCGCATATCATCAATCCCGGCACGGGTTATCCGGCAACGGGCGTGAGCAGCGTAACCGTCTTTGGTCCGAGTGCCGAGACCGCTAATGGATTCAGTACCTCGCTGATGGTATTGGGCAAAGAGGCCGGGTTGAAACTAATCAGGAAATATCCCAACTACAGCTATATCCTGATTACCGACGAGGGACAGATTTTTTCTTCCCGCAGTCTGGGGCTGAACAAGGATCACCTGTAA
- a CDS encoding PepSY domain-containing protein, with the protein MTISVWRYSHLALAVSSFLLLTLASITGIILAFEPVLQQIKPYRADAVAQVTLAQALPVLKKSYSEISELSVDANQFVQIKASDADGKNLTAYVDPQTGRILGIPSPQSEFFQWVTALHRSLFLHEAGRFFIGLTAFLLLLITVSGTMLIIQRQRGVKRFFTRIVRDNFAQYYHVVLGRLSLIPIFVIALSGTYLSLARFGLVGQENVAPKIDLDAIRSKPQRTLADFAVFQNTRLAAVQSIEFPFSEDPEEYYILKLKDRELTVNQLTGDILSETKYPTAVLLTNLSLDLHTGRASVLWALILAVASGNILFFIYSGFAITWKRRANRVKNKYKASESRFIILVGSENGSTFRFAQIIHQQLLKQGEKSFLTECNNYTVFPQAEHLIVLTATYGLGEAPTNATRFVKLLETYPQTQAVRYSVLGFGSHAYPDFCQFAFETNQVLAQQSWAIPLIDIHTVNDRSPADFGLWAEAWAQQANRPMPVSSELLVVPETRLDKLTVINNTRTAQPDGTFLIRMRARHRRVKSGDLLAIYPANDHRERLYSIGVMEKEIQLSVRLHPGGIGSGFLHELTPGETIRARIVNNDHFHFPDKAPVVVMIANGTGIAPFLGMISQNKQQVPCHLYCGFRQSASLEVYRDFLDESQSAQKLTKLHIAYSREGEKHYVSDLLARHADFIANTLLMKGVLMICGSLAMQKDVIELLETICQSKLNKPVSVYQSHGQILMDCY; encoded by the coding sequence ATGACCATTTCTGTCTGGAGATACAGCCACTTAGCCCTGGCTGTATCTTCTTTTCTTTTATTAACTCTGGCTTCGATTACGGGTATCATTCTGGCCTTCGAACCCGTTTTGCAGCAAATCAAGCCCTATCGAGCCGATGCCGTTGCTCAGGTTACGCTGGCGCAGGCACTGCCCGTTCTCAAGAAAAGCTACTCGGAAATCAGCGAGCTGAGTGTTGACGCCAACCAGTTCGTACAAATCAAGGCGAGTGATGCGGACGGAAAAAATCTGACCGCCTATGTCGATCCGCAGACAGGCAGGATTTTGGGTATTCCCAGCCCGCAAAGTGAATTTTTCCAGTGGGTCACCGCGTTGCATCGCTCGCTGTTTCTGCACGAAGCTGGCCGGTTTTTCATTGGCCTGACCGCCTTTTTGCTGTTGCTGATCACCGTTTCCGGAACCATGCTGATTATCCAGCGTCAGCGGGGAGTGAAGCGGTTCTTTACCCGGATCGTTCGGGACAACTTTGCCCAGTATTACCATGTCGTGCTGGGGCGGCTGTCGCTGATTCCTATCTTCGTCATTGCATTGTCGGGAACCTACCTTTCGTTGGCCAGATTCGGTCTGGTTGGTCAGGAGAATGTTGCGCCAAAAATCGACCTCGACGCCATTCGGTCAAAACCACAGCGGACGTTGGCCGACTTTGCCGTGTTCCAAAATACACGGCTCGCAGCGGTACAAAGCATTGAATTCCCCTTTTCTGAAGACCCCGAGGAGTACTACATTCTGAAACTCAAAGACCGCGAATTGACGGTCAATCAGCTAACGGGCGACATTCTCAGCGAAACCAAATACCCAACCGCTGTCTTACTCACCAATTTAAGCCTTGATCTGCATACCGGACGGGCAAGCGTTCTTTGGGCACTCATCCTGGCGGTAGCTTCAGGAAACATCCTCTTTTTTATCTATTCCGGTTTTGCCATTACGTGGAAACGACGGGCTAACCGTGTAAAAAACAAGTACAAAGCCAGCGAGAGCCGGTTCATTATCCTGGTTGGGTCGGAGAACGGCAGCACGTTTCGGTTTGCGCAGATCATTCATCAACAGTTGCTCAAACAGGGAGAGAAATCCTTTTTGACCGAGTGTAATAACTATACCGTTTTCCCCCAAGCCGAACACCTGATTGTGCTGACCGCTACGTATGGGCTTGGTGAGGCTCCTACCAATGCGACCAGGTTTGTAAAACTGCTAGAAACATACCCACAAACGCAGGCTGTCCGCTATTCTGTACTTGGCTTTGGTTCGCATGCCTACCCCGATTTCTGCCAGTTTGCGTTTGAGACCAATCAGGTACTGGCGCAGCAATCATGGGCCATTCCGCTGATCGACATCCATACGGTCAATGACCGCTCGCCAGCCGACTTTGGCTTATGGGCCGAAGCCTGGGCACAGCAGGCCAACCGGCCAATGCCCGTCTCATCTGAACTTTTAGTAGTACCGGAAACCCGACTGGACAAGCTAACCGTGATCAATAACACGCGCACCGCGCAGCCTGACGGGACGTTCCTGATTCGGATGCGGGCCCGACATCGACGCGTTAAGTCGGGCGATTTGCTGGCCATTTACCCTGCCAATGACCACCGCGAACGGCTGTATTCCATTGGCGTCATGGAAAAAGAGATTCAGCTAAGTGTCCGGCTGCATCCGGGCGGAATTGGGTCCGGCTTTTTACATGAACTGACTCCCGGCGAAACAATTCGCGCCCGGATTGTCAACAACGATCATTTTCATTTTCCGGACAAAGCGCCCGTTGTTGTGATGATCGCCAATGGCACCGGTATCGCTCCATTTCTGGGCATGATCAGCCAGAATAAGCAGCAGGTCCCTTGCCATTTATACTGCGGTTTTCGGCAAAGCGCATCGCTCGAAGTCTACAGAGACTTTCTGGACGAGAGCCAGTCGGCTCAAAAGCTTACGAAGCTGCATATAGCTTATTCGAGGGAGGGTGAAAAACACTATGTTAGCGACCTGCTCGCCCGCCACGCCGACTTCATTGCGAATACGTTGCTGATGAAGGGTGTACTCATGATTTGTGGCTCGCTGGCTATGCAAAAGGATGTTATTGAGCTGCTCGAAACAATCTGCCAGTCAAAACTGAACAAGCCCGTAAGCGTTTATCAATCGCACGGCCAGATACTAATGGATTGTTATTGA
- a CDS encoding DUF2271 domain-containing protein, with translation MSRLHKIGVLALALTLAGSSALFAQQAGTSQYKCMIQMTNYMGEKAYIAVSLMNGKGAYEKTLYVLGSDKKWYPDVKGWYKALGKKTANISAISGASVAGGDRSVIMLEIDNSKLNKDYKIRFESAVEDKEDHTKDIEIPLTTEALSAKNEGTGFIRYVRFSPNQL, from the coding sequence ATGTCTCGTTTGCATAAAATTGGCGTGTTGGCCCTGGCCCTGACGCTTGCCGGATCATCGGCGTTGTTTGCTCAACAAGCCGGCACTTCCCAATACAAGTGCATGATCCAGATGACCAACTACATGGGCGAAAAAGCGTATATCGCCGTTTCGCTTATGAACGGGAAAGGGGCTTACGAAAAAACGCTGTATGTGCTCGGCTCCGATAAAAAATGGTACCCGGATGTGAAGGGATGGTACAAGGCACTGGGCAAAAAAACTGCCAACATCAGCGCCATCTCCGGGGCATCGGTGGCTGGCGGAGATCGTAGCGTTATCATGCTGGAAATCGATAATTCGAAACTCAACAAGGACTACAAAATTCGGTTCGAGAGTGCCGTGGAGGATAAAGAAGATCACACAAAAGATATCGAAATTCCGCTGACGACAGAAGCACTTTCTGCCAAAAACGAGGGCACGGGCTTCATTCGCTACGTACGTTTCAGCCCCAACCAACTCTAG
- a CDS encoding ankyrin repeat domain-containing protein gives MKPLLIALLVGISISAQAQKNVLLEQSFWQSKPDVGQVKAEVEKGNNPSQLNPMSFDPVVMAINAQAPNETISYLLSQPGNDVNKVTHDSRTYLHWAANRGNVEIMKALFAKGAKASVEDSHGMTPLNFAAAGGQANTNVYDHCLAHGADLKKDLNHDGANALLVAIANDKDLKLTDYFVSKGLSLKSTDAAGNNAFSYAARGGNIDILKAVQQRGVPANDNALIMASQGGRRGAAPIEVFQYLESLNIKPTATNKAGENVLHAIVRRPKQAELIQHFLDKGVDVNQADEEGNTVFMNAAAANRDVAVLEMLMPKVKNINQANQKGTTALAMAIRGNSADVVNFLIAKGADVTVTDKDGDNLAAYLIQSVKSGNGPQQEGGPRPEGGQRPESGPKTDDFTAKLALLQGKGIDMKAPQKNGNTLYHLAVAKNDLSLLKRLEPLQIDVNARNKDGITALHKAAMISKDDTLLKYLLSIGAKKDISTNFKETAFDLASENESLSKNNISVNFLK, from the coding sequence ATGAAACCATTACTCATTGCCCTCCTGGTCGGTATTTCGATCTCTGCCCAGGCCCAGAAAAACGTATTGCTGGAACAGTCTTTCTGGCAAAGCAAGCCAGATGTAGGCCAGGTTAAGGCAGAGGTCGAGAAAGGGAACAACCCATCACAGCTCAATCCGATGAGTTTTGATCCCGTCGTTATGGCCATTAATGCGCAGGCACCTAATGAAACGATCAGCTACCTGCTGTCGCAGCCGGGCAATGATGTGAACAAGGTGACCCACGATAGCCGCACGTATCTGCACTGGGCGGCCAACCGGGGCAATGTGGAAATTATGAAAGCCCTGTTTGCCAAAGGCGCGAAAGCCAGTGTTGAAGACAGCCACGGCATGACGCCGTTAAATTTTGCGGCAGCTGGCGGACAGGCAAACACAAACGTTTATGACCACTGCCTGGCGCACGGTGCCGATCTGAAAAAAGACCTGAATCACGACGGCGCAAATGCCCTGCTAGTGGCCATTGCCAACGATAAGGATCTCAAACTGACCGATTATTTTGTCTCGAAAGGGTTAAGTCTGAAAAGTACGGATGCCGCCGGTAACAATGCATTCAGTTATGCAGCCAGAGGGGGTAATATCGACATTCTGAAAGCAGTGCAACAACGAGGAGTTCCAGCCAACGACAATGCGCTGATCATGGCCAGTCAGGGAGGCCGCCGGGGTGCTGCCCCAATAGAGGTGTTCCAGTATCTGGAAAGCCTCAATATCAAACCCACCGCAACGAACAAGGCTGGTGAAAATGTGCTGCACGCCATCGTCCGCAGACCCAAACAGGCTGAACTTATCCAGCATTTTCTGGATAAAGGTGTTGATGTCAATCAGGCCGACGAAGAAGGCAATACGGTGTTCATGAATGCAGCCGCAGCCAACCGGGATGTCGCGGTGCTGGAAATGCTGATGCCGAAGGTAAAAAATATCAATCAGGCCAACCAGAAAGGCACGACAGCGCTGGCCATGGCCATCCGGGGTAATTCGGCCGACGTAGTGAACTTTCTGATAGCCAAAGGAGCCGACGTTACTGTGACAGATAAAGACGGCGACAACCTGGCCGCTTACCTGATCCAATCTGTCAAATCAGGCAACGGACCTCAGCAGGAAGGCGGCCCTCGTCCGGAAGGTGGACAACGGCCTGAAAGTGGCCCTAAAACCGACGACTTTACCGCGAAACTGGCTCTGCTTCAGGGCAAAGGAATTGATATGAAAGCCCCACAAAAGAACGGCAACACGCTCTATCATCTGGCCGTTGCCAAAAACGACCTGTCGCTGTTGAAACGGCTGGAACCGCTCCAGATCGACGTGAACGCCCGCAACAAGGACGGTATTACGGCTTTGCACAAAGCGGCCATGATATCGAAGGATGATACGCTGCTGAAATACCTGTTGTCGATTGGTGCCAAGAAGGACATTTCCACCAATTTTAAAGAAACCGCTTTTGATCTGGCCAGTGAAAATGAATCGCTGTCTAAAAACAATATATCCGTTAATTTTCTGAAATAG